The following are encoded together in the Malaya genurostris strain Urasoe2022 chromosome 3, Malgen_1.1, whole genome shotgun sequence genome:
- the LOC131434920 gene encoding peritrophin-1-like isoform X2 → MRGFLLVLVLTVVGVCAFPEYYPQNYYQPQPHQWEQPQWQKPQWEQPQWEQPQLQNPQWQQPQSQHPQMSPDGYRIVPGVDDSRCPRTDDAMNPVHLPVRGDCSKFMKCYGGRAYEQNCPAGLEFGTSVNRCDYPSLARCSMGW, encoded by the exons ATGAGAG GTTTCCTTCTTGTCCTTGTTCTTACCGTTGTCGGAGTTTGTGCATTCCCGGAATATTATCCTCAGAACTACTACCAACCGCAGCCGCATCAATGGGAGCAACCTCAATGGCAGAAGCCGCAATGGGAACAACCTCAATGGGAACAAC CTCAATTGCAGAATCCACAATGGCAACAGCCCCAGTCTCAACACCCACAAATGAGTCCCGATGGCTATAGAATTGTACCCGGTGTTGATGATTCCCGCTGCCCTAGGACCGATGATGCAATGAATCCCGTTCATTTGCCAGTTCGTGGAGATTGCAGCAAGTTCATGAAATGCTATGGTGGTCGTGCCTACGAACAGAACTGCCCAGCTGGGCTGGAATTCGGCACCTCAGTTAACCGTTGTGATTATCCTTCGTTAGCTCGCTGTAGTATGGGATGGTGA
- the LOC131434920 gene encoding peritrophin-1-like isoform X1, whose translation MRGFLLVLVLTVVGVCAFPEYYPQNYYQPQPHQWEQPQWQKPQWEQPQWEQPQWEQPQWEQPQLQNPQWQQPQSQHPQMSPDGYRIVPGVDDSRCPRTDDAMNPVHLPVRGDCSKFMKCYGGRAYEQNCPAGLEFGTSVNRCDYPSLARCSMGW comes from the exons ATGAGAG GTTTCCTTCTTGTCCTTGTTCTTACCGTTGTCGGAGTTTGTGCATTCCCGGAATATTATCCTCAGAACTACTACCAACCGCAGCCGCATCAATGGGAGCAACCTCAATGGCAGAAGCCGCAATGGGAACAACCTCAATGGGAACAACCTCAATGGGAACAACCTCAATGGGAACAACCTCAATTGCAGAATCCACAATGGCAACAGCCCCAGTCTCAACACCCACAAATGAGTCCCGATGGCTATAGAATTGTACCCGGTGTTGATGATTCCCGCTGCCCTAGGACCGATGATGCAATGAATCCCGTTCATTTGCCAGTTCGTGGAGATTGCAGCAAGTTCATGAAATGCTATGGTGGTCGTGCCTACGAACAGAACTGCCCAGCTGGGCTGGAATTCGGCACCTCAGTTAACCGTTGTGATTATCCTTCGTTAGCTCGCTGTAGTATGGGATGGTGA
- the LOC131433936 gene encoding peritrophin-1-like — protein sequence MKVFVAILFILAVTSARVRYPVSPDPRCPRFDDPDEIILLPHLTDCSKFVTCLSGLGYEMSCPEGLEFSIERTTCDYPEYAQCRAMHKVQINIASNGFNILQLPQKLIQNDASEHITKPAMDQIESLSEREPERRKPVVSYDTVKGTIDPRCPRTDNDRNPVLLPMFSDCNKFLKCFRGKAFLMDCPAGLEFSTRTNRCDYSGRVKCSV from the exons ATGAAAG TGTTTGTAGCTATTCTGTTTATCTTGGCCGTTACATCGGCGCGAGTCAGGTATCCAGTGTCTCCTGATCCCAGGTGTCCTCGATTCGACGATCCAGATGAAATCATTCTTCTACCTCACTTAACTGACTGCTCTAAGTTTGTCACCTGTTTATCGGGGCTAGGTTACGAGATGAGCTGTCCTGAGGGCTTGGAATTCTCTATTGAACGAACAACCTGTGACTATCCCGAGTATGCACAGTGTCGTGCGATGCACAAAGTACAAATTAACATCGCTAGCAACGGATTCAACATTTTGCAATTGCCCCAAAAACTGATACAAAATGATGCGTCGGAACACATAACCAAACCTGCAATGGATCAGATTGAAAGTTTGTCAGAACGTGAGCCCGAACGAAGAAAACCAGTTGTTTCATATGATACTGTTAAAGGAACAATCGATCCTCGTTGTCCGCGAACTGACAACGATAGAAATCCCGTcttattaccaatgttttcggattgcaacaagtttctgaaatgttttaGAGGCAAGGCATTTCTGATGGACTGTCCTGCTGGACTTGAATTCAGTACTCGAACAAACCGATGTGATTATTCTGGGCGTGTTAAGTGCAGTGTTTGA